The following proteins come from a genomic window of Gossypium raimondii isolate GPD5lz chromosome 5, ASM2569854v1, whole genome shotgun sequence:
- the LOC105771393 gene encoding transcription factor BIM2 isoform X1 → MRTGKQSQEEEEYEEEEFGSKKQGPSSNQIMSGNAINNSNKGGKNSDKANAIRSKHSVTEQRRRSKINERFQVLRDIIPNTDQKRDTASFLLEVIEYVQYLQEKVKKYEGSYQEWNSEPAKLMPWRNSHWRVQSFVGQQQAIKNGSDPGSAFAGKFNENNININPTMIASAQNPVESDPVRDTMSKAMDQQPELGSRGMPLPIQGDNMLVHPLQRPVSEAQPTECFIGNDTVNQQEDLTIEGGTINISSVYSEELLNSLTQALQSAGLDLSQANISVQIDLGKHANRGLTSGTSAKDPQSAPFQAMTHHRDVSNGEESDHAQKRMKK, encoded by the exons atgagaaCAGGAAAGCAAAGTCAAGAGGAGGAAGAGTACGAGGAAGAAGAGTTTGGTTCCAAAAAACAAGGCCCATCTTCTAATCAAATTATGTCCGGAAACGCCATTAACAACTCCAACAAAG GTGGGAAGAACAGTGATAAGGCTAACGCTATAAGATCGAAACACTCGGTTACCGAGCAGAGGAGGAGGAGCAAGATTAATGAAAG GTTTCAAGTATTGAGAGATATAATTCCGAACACCGATCAAAAAAGAGATACGGCTTCATTCCTGCTAGAG GTGATAGAGTATGTCCAATATCTACAGGAGAAGGTTAAAAAATATGAGGGTTCATACCAGGAATGGAATTCTGAGCCCGCAAAATTAATGCCATGG AGAAATAGTCACTGGCGTGTTCAGAGTTTTGTCGGTCAACAACAAGCTATTAAAAATGGTTCTGATCCGGGGTCAGCATTTGCCGGGAAGTTCAATGAGAATAACATCAATATCAATCCCACGATGATCGCAAGTGCACAAAATCCTGTAGAATCTGATCCTGTCAGAGACACTATGTCCAAAGCTATGGATCAGCAACCAGAGTTGGGAAGCAGGGGAATGCCTCTGCCCATCCAAGGTGATAATATGCTTGTGCATCCCCTTCAGAGACCGGTCTCTGAGGCTCAACCGACTGAGTGCTTTATTGGCAATGATACAGTGAACCAACAGGAAGATCTGACTATTGAAGGAGGAACAATTAACATCTCTAGTGTCTACTCCGAAGA GTTATTGAACTCTCTGACACAAGCACTGCAGAGTGCGGGTTTGGATCTGTCACAGGCCAACATCTCTGTTCAGATCGATCTCGGAAAGCATGCTAATAGAGGGCTAACATCAGGAACATCGGCCAAG GATCCGCAGAGTGCCCCATTTCAGGCAATGACCCATCATAGAGATGTGAGCAACGGAGAGGAATCCGATCATGCTCAAAAGCGGATGAAGAAATGA
- the LOC105771393 gene encoding transcription factor BIM2 isoform X2: MRTGKQSQEEEEYEEEEFGSKKQGPSSNQIMSGNAINNSNKGGKNSDKANAIRSKHSVTEQRRRSKINERFQVLRDIIPNTDQKRDTASFLLEVIEYVQYLQEKVKKYEGSYQEWNSEPAKLMPWRNSHWRVQSFVGQQQAIKNGSDPGSAFAGKFNENNININPTMIASAQNPVESDPVRDTMSKAMDQQPELGSRGMPLPIQVNQQEDLTIEGGTINISSVYSEELLNSLTQALQSAGLDLSQANISVQIDLGKHANRGLTSGTSAKDPQSAPFQAMTHHRDVSNGEESDHAQKRMKK, from the exons atgagaaCAGGAAAGCAAAGTCAAGAGGAGGAAGAGTACGAGGAAGAAGAGTTTGGTTCCAAAAAACAAGGCCCATCTTCTAATCAAATTATGTCCGGAAACGCCATTAACAACTCCAACAAAG GTGGGAAGAACAGTGATAAGGCTAACGCTATAAGATCGAAACACTCGGTTACCGAGCAGAGGAGGAGGAGCAAGATTAATGAAAG GTTTCAAGTATTGAGAGATATAATTCCGAACACCGATCAAAAAAGAGATACGGCTTCATTCCTGCTAGAG GTGATAGAGTATGTCCAATATCTACAGGAGAAGGTTAAAAAATATGAGGGTTCATACCAGGAATGGAATTCTGAGCCCGCAAAATTAATGCCATGG AGAAATAGTCACTGGCGTGTTCAGAGTTTTGTCGGTCAACAACAAGCTATTAAAAATGGTTCTGATCCGGGGTCAGCATTTGCCGGGAAGTTCAATGAGAATAACATCAATATCAATCCCACGATGATCGCAAGTGCACAAAATCCTGTAGAATCTGATCCTGTCAGAGACACTATGTCCAAAGCTATGGATCAGCAACCAGAGTTGGGAAGCAGGGGAATGCCTCTGCCCATCCAAG TGAACCAACAGGAAGATCTGACTATTGAAGGAGGAACAATTAACATCTCTAGTGTCTACTCCGAAGA GTTATTGAACTCTCTGACACAAGCACTGCAGAGTGCGGGTTTGGATCTGTCACAGGCCAACATCTCTGTTCAGATCGATCTCGGAAAGCATGCTAATAGAGGGCTAACATCAGGAACATCGGCCAAG GATCCGCAGAGTGCCCCATTTCAGGCAATGACCCATCATAGAGATGTGAGCAACGGAGAGGAATCCGATCATGCTCAAAAGCGGATGAAGAAATGA